A genome region from Triticum aestivum cultivar Chinese Spring chromosome 2B, IWGSC CS RefSeq v2.1, whole genome shotgun sequence includes the following:
- the LOC123040308 gene encoding proline-rich protein 2-like, giving the protein MAAPRALVLGVLLLIAVSDTEAASVVVGMAKCADCTRKNMKAEEAFKGLQVAIKCKSVHGDYESKAVGALDRTGAFSVPLAADLHGADCVAQLHSAASNTPCLGQEPSKIAPVSEGTTFGVVAGANTNALASPECASATLLGPIKKHIMEHFHHKKPVPPKPEPKP; this is encoded by the exons ATGGCAGCTCCGAGAGCACTCGTCCTCGGCGTCCTGCTGCTGATCGCCGTCTCCGACACCGAGGCGGCGTCCGTCGTCGTCGGCATGGCCAAGTGCGCCGACTGCACCAGGAAGAACATGAAGGCCGAGGAAGCCTTCAAGG GTCTTCAGGTGGCGATCAAGTGCAAGAGCGTCCACGGCGACTACGAGAGCAAGGCGGTGGGTGCCCTCGACCGCACCGGCGCCTTCAGCGTGCCCCTGGCCGCCGACCTCCACGGCGCCGACTGCGTCGCTCAGCTCCACAGCGCTGCCTCCAACACACCGTGCCTCGGCCAGGAGCCATCCAAGATCGCGCCGGTGTCCGAGGGCACCACCTTCGGCGTCGTCGCGGGGGCCAATACCAACGCGTTGGCATCGCCGGAGTGCGCGTCGGCGACCCTGCTCGGGCCGATCAAGAAGCACATCATGGAGCACTTCCACCACAAGAAGCCCGTGCCGCCCAAACCGGAGCCCAAGCCCTAG
- the LOC123040309 gene encoding proline-rich protein 4-like, with product MAVSRALVLGVLLAIAVANAEAASVVVGQVKCADCTRKNLKAEEAFKDLQVAIKCKNVHRDYESKAVGALDRTGAFSVPLAADLHGANCVAQLHSAASNAPCSGQEPSKIVPVSEGTTFGVMAGANTATLSAASPECASMTLCGLIKKHIIEHFHHKKPVLPKPEPKPQPHPDYGPVPKPEPKPQPQPDYHPVPPTPTYGGGGGGGYHGHH from the exons ATGGCAGTTTCGAGAGCGCTCGTCCTCGGCGTCCTGCTGGCGATCGCCGTCGCCAATGCCGAGGCAGCGTCCGTCGTGGTCGGCCAGGTCAAGTGCGCCGACTGCACCAGGAAGAACTTGAAGGCCGAGGAAGCCTTCAAGG ATCTTCAGGTGGCGATCAAGTGCAAGAACGTCCACCGCGACTACGAGAGCAAGGCAGTGGGTGCCCTGGACCGCACCGGCGCCTTCAGCGTGCCCCTGGCCGCCGACCTCCATGGCGCCAACTGCGTCGCGCAGCTCCACAGCGCTGCCTCCAACGCGCCGTGCTCCGGCCAGGAGCCATCCAAGATCGTGCCGGTGTCCGAGGGCACCACCTTCGGCGTCATGGCCGGCGCCAACACTGCCACGCTGTCCGCGGCGTCGCCTGAGTGCGCGTCCATGACCCTGTGCGGGCTGATCAAGAAGCACATCATCGAGCACTTCCACCACAAGAAGCCCGTGctgcccaagccggagcccaagcccCAGCCCCACCCGGACTACGGCCCCGTGCCCAAACCCGAGCCCAAGCCGCAGCCCCAGCCGGACTACCACCCCGTCCCTCCCACGCCcacctatggcggcggcggcggcggtggatacCACGGCCACCACTGA